gactAATTTTTAGCTCACTTTCTAGTGAACCCATCCACTTGTGGACTAAGTTTTAGCTCACCCTTTAGTGAATCCGTCCACTATTCTAGACTTCTAATGTAGGAATACAAATAACATACACATGGAACtccttttattataaaaaagttgtGGATAAAAAATTGTCTTTTGAAAGTCAAAAAGACTGCCCTTCAagcctaaaataaaattgtatataataaaaattaaactaaaaggaAATAAACTGGAAATGAGGAGTGTCGTCGCCCTTGCCACTGTCTACTGGTAGTACTTCTTTAGGTGCACTACGTTCCATGGGTGATGCAACTTTTGCTTGTCCAGTGTCTCTAGGTGATAGGTTCCCTTCCTATGCCATAATGCAACTCTGTATGGTCCTTTCCAATTAGGTCCTAGCTTCCTCTAGAAGGCATCCTTTGTGGCCCCCATCACCTTTCTTAAGACAAGATCTCCAACCTCGAAGTCCCTATGTCTGGCCCTGGAGTTGTAATGCTTGGCCGTGAGGTCTTGGTACCGTGCTAACCTTTgctcagttgttgctccgacCTCGTCCACCAGATCAAGCTACAGGCGTAGTGCTTTGTCGTTTCTTCCCTCATCATGGTTTCCTACTCGGTAACTGGTGAGCCCTACTTCAGCTGGAATGACCGCGTCACTTCCATATGCTAGTCGAAAAGGTGTTTCTCCTGTAGGTGTCCTTACCGTCGTCCTATACGCCCATAAGACGTTTGGTAATTCCTCtagccatataccctttgcccccttgAGCCgggtcttgatgatcttgagcaagaATCGGTTCGTGACCTCAATCTGTCCATTGGCCTGAGGGTGAGCGGGAGATGAGTAGTGATTTTTGATCCCTAATTGTGAGCAAAAGTCTCTGAATGCATCATTGTCGAATTGCTTCCCGTTGTCTGAGACGAGCACTCTGGGTAGCAGACGATGTTCCTCCATACGAAGTTTCACACATTTTTCTCTATGATTGTGGCAAGTGCTtctgcttccacccacttggtgaagtagtaTATACCGACCACTAGGAACTTAGCTGTCAAATTGCGATTGGGAATGGACCCATGATGTCCAAACCCCATTGCACGAAAGGCCATGGGGCCGTCATTGGAGTGAGTTCTTCTAACAGCTGTCGGATGAGGTTGGCAAACCTTTAGCACTTGTCACACGCTTTAACATAAGCAGTGGCATCCTTCAGCATGGTAGGCCAATAGTATCTCGCCAGGATGAGTTTGTGCATTAATGATTGTGAGCCGAAATAGTTCTCGCAGACTCCTTCGTGGACTTCTCGCATTACATAATCTACCTCCTTTAGGATGAGACACCTCAGATACGGTCGAGAGAAGCCCCTTTTGTATAGGATTCCTTTAATCAGAATGAAGCATGCTGCTTGAACCTTCAACTTCCTTACTGCCTCATTTCCATCATGTAAGAGATTATTGGTGTTGTCCAATAGCTTCCAAGACCTACTTCCTGCACATTAATGCCGTCTATTACTAGTGAAATTTGAATGAAGGATAGTACCTGACTGGGGATGAGCATGTGTTTCGCTGAGGAAGCTTTAGCAAGACGGTCGGCATGCTTATTCTCCTCCCTTGGTATCTGAACAAAATTCACTTGGATGTCGTTAACTCGATCCTTTACTTACTCAAGATACTTCTTCATCCGTTCATTCTTGCACTCATAGTCGCCATTAACTTGGCTGATTACCATTTGGGAATCGCAATATATGACCATACTCTCAGCTCTTGCCGCCTTGGCGAGATCCAGCCCTACTATCAAAGTTTCGTACTCTGCCTCGTTGTTAGTCATAGAGAAGTCAAGATGGATCATGCATTTGACCTTATCCCTTTTCAGGCTGTAGAGTACCACACTGGCCTCGCTGGCTTGTCTGTTGGAAGATCCATCTGTGTGGATGCTCCATTGAGGGCTCTCATCTACCCCTTGGTCTTCCGCGAGAGTGAATTCTATGATGAAGTCAACAATGACTTGTCCTTTTATAGTCGTACGTGGTCGATATTGTATGTCGAATTCGCTCAACTTAATTGCCTATAGTGTCATTCGTCCAGTAGCTTCAGGGTTGCTCATTGCTCTTCGAAGGGGCTTATCTGTTAGGACAATCATAGTATGTGCCTAGAAGTAAGGCTTGAGTTTACGAGCAGCAGTCACTAATGCAAAGGCAAGCTTCTCCATTGATGGGTACCTTTCTTCTACGCCTTGGAGCGCCCTACTAGTGTAGTACACTAACAGCTGCTGGGGAGATAGCCAAATAGAGGTATAATTCCTCCCCGGTTTTAGAGGGACTCAGCAACGGAGGGGTGGAGAGGTACGCTTTCAGGTCTTCGAATGCTTGTTGACAATCAACCATCCATTCCTTCAACGTACGGAAGAAAGGTAGGCACTTATCGGTTGCTCTTGAGACGAATCTGTTCAGTGCAGCAACCATGCCATTCAGGCTTTATACTTCCTTGATGCCTGTTGGCAGCGTCATCTCCATTATTGACAGTATCTTGTCTGGGTTGACCTCGATGCCTCTTTAGGACACCATgaaccctaggaatttccctgCCATTACCCTGAACGTACACTTGCTAGGATTCACCTTCATGTTATAAGACCGAAGGGTGTCAAAGGTCTCTTGGAGGTCACTTAAATTATCGTCCCCCTAAAGGCTTTGTACCAGTATGTCGTCCACGTAAACTTgcacattcctcccaatctgatATGTGTACATTTTGTTCATCAGTATTTGATATGTGGCGCCTGCGTTCTTGAGCCCGAATGGCATTACATTATAGCAGAAGAGACCCTAATTGGTAACAAATGAAGTCTTCTCTTGGTTGGCCTTGTCCAGCTTGATCTGGTTGTACCCAGAGAATgtgtccatgaagctcagcaaccgATGTCTTACAGTCGAATCCACCAAAACTTCAATCCGCGGAAgtgggtagctatccttgggaCATGCCCTATTTAtgtccgtgaagtctacgcacatcctccacttTCCGTTGGCCTTTTTTACCATTACTACATTGTCTAACCAGTCGAGGTAGTATACTTCTCGAATTATGTCTGCTTCCTGTAACTTACAAACTTCTTCGACTATGGCCTTGTCCCGTTCCTGCGCGAACACCCACTTCTTCTGAGGGACTGGAGAGAAGGAAGGCGATACATTTAACTTGTGGACTATAATCGAAGGATCGATTCCGGGCATGTACTCATGGCTCCAGGCAAAAATGTCCTGGTTTTCCCTCAAAAACGTTATGAGCGCTTGACGGATTGGCGGGCTAGCCAGAGTTTCGACCCTGGTCGTTCATTCGAGCCTGGCATCATCCAAGATTACCTCTTCCAACTCTTCTACCGATTTCACCACCGTCCGCTATTCCTCTACATACATAGTCTGCAAATGGTCGTCCATCTCCAACATGACAATGTAGCACTCGCGCACTGCCACTTAATCTCTCTGTACTTTTCCCACTCCATACTCGGTTGGGAATTTTATCATTAGGTGGTAAGTCAAGGTTACGGCCTTCCATGAGTTAAGGGTAGGACAACCCAATATGGCATTGTTAGCGGATGAATAGTCGACAACCAGGAATGTGACATCCCTGGTGATCTGTTGTGGGTAATCTCCAACTATTACGAAAAAAGTGACTGCTCCTAATGGGTGTACCCTTATTCCTCCGAACCCGATAAGTGGCGCGTTAACGGGAACTAGTCGTTCCCTATCAATCCTTATCTATTGGAATGCTGGGTAGTAGAGGATGTCGACAGAGCTCCCATTATCCATAAGGACTTGTTAGGCGTTGTAGTTCCTGACCCGAATGCTAACCACAAGTGCATCATCGTGAGAGTGGTGGAGGCACCTGACATCTTCCTCTATAAATCCAATGACAGGGCTGTCGATCCGTGCCATCTTTGTGACAAATCCCGTCAACTGGACACTCTGGACAATCCATAGGTAGGTTTTGCGCACCTTCTTGGACGAGCCAGATGCCGTGGTTTCTCCTacaatcatccttatgtctccTAGCGGGGGTTTGGAATGCTCGTTTTCTCTCCGTGCAGGTGTTTCTTGGGGCTGGTCTGTCCTTTCCTTATCGACAAACCTTTGCAACTTCCATTGCTTAATGAGAGCTTCTATCTACTGCTTTAAATCATAATAATCAAATGTGTCATGACCGTGGTCGCGGTGGAAACAACAgtatttgtctctggacctctTACTAGGGTCTCCCTTCAGCTTGTCAGGGAATTCAAGGATCCTTCATCCTTGATCTGCATCAAGACTTGATCAATTGGGGTGTTCAGCGGAGTGAAGCTTGCGAACCTTCCAGTGGAAGGCTTAGAACGCCTATCCTCCTTTCTATTTCCTGtccttggtatctttcaccccCTGTCCTCTTGGGATTCCTCCTTTCTTTCCCTCTTCCTGGGCTTCTTTTCGCGAGCTAACATTGTATCTTCCACGTTCATGTACTTGGTAGCCCTGTAGAGTACATCCAACATAGTTTTTGGGTCattcttgtataaaaaaaacaaaaacttacccttccgtAAGCCATTCGTGAATGCGGCCACGAGTTTCTTGTCGTCAACTTCATTAATGGAGAGGGCCTCTTTGTTGAAGCGGGCTATGTAAGACCTCAACGTCTCATCTTCTCGTTGCTTAATGCTTATCAGGCATGCAGTTGACTTCTTATACCTGTGTCCCCCGATGAAGTGTGAGGCAAACTAGGCGCTTAACTCCTTAAAGGTATCAATGTAATTGGGCGTCAACCTGCTAAACCAAATCCTTGTGGGGCCCTTCAATGCAGTGGGGAAGACCCTACACATGATCTCGTCTGCCACTCCTTGCAAGTGCCTTAGGGTCTTGAAAGATTCCAGGTGATCCAAGGGATCCTTGGACCCGTTGTAAGTTTCTACctgtggcatgcggaacttTGGTAGAAGGGGGAATGAGGTAACTAGTGCCGTAAAGGGTAAGTCTGTTCTATGGACTAGCTTGTCGAGGTCGCTTGACACCCATCCTCTGAGGGCATTCATCATGACGTCCATCCTCTctttcatcatctgcatctctgCTACCATGTAAGGTGGAACGGTATCTGCAGCGGATGGACGGCTTGTATCTAGTCACTCTTGTCCGCTTGGGGCGTTGCTGCCTTCTGGCCCCTCTAGATTCCTTCTctcagcgctggttccttcctGGTCCTCCTCCTGAGTGCTAAGTGCTACGTTCTTTTGGTGCAGCTACTCCTCTAGGTCATGATTTTGCTTGGTGAGGCATTCTACTGCCGTTGTGAGAGTCTGGACCTGCCTCTCAAGGGCGGTGGTATGTGGTTCATCTCCTTGAGCATTGTTGGTGGTTGACATCGAgtgagtaagtaccatgcaacttttTGTCCGGGAAGTGATAGTATGGCTTGCAAACTtttcccacagacagcgccaactGATGGTGCCGAAAATCGTCAATAAGTCACACAATTCTCATGTGCTCAAGACAATAGCTGCATAACACAGAACAAAAAGACCTCAAAAGAGTATCAATGTGGTAtcggccaaagaccctccgaaaGTTAAGTTAGAAagtttctcacaactctagagtgtcaAAGTTGGGatgaattatgcgtaccttgatttatGAGGGATTTTGGGCTTCTATAGTAGTGTAAAACCAACTTTCTTTCTTGGGGAAAGGGAATTTTTCCTCATAAAAGCACTTATTTTGCGGGATCCTTTCTATATAACGATTCTGTTGATCAGGATTAATCGTAAGGCGCAAGAtatttccttttaaaatttcttgagGACTACTTAAACTACGTGAATGCCACATGACCTTGCTGCCGTCCACATTGTATCCATCCACTTCCTCATTCATCTTCTTATGTACACACTCCATGTCTTCTTCCGTTACTTTGATCACAAGCTTGCTAAAGATACTGTCACTTGTGCTTGGTTCAGTAGAATGAGATCGTCTACGTCTATTTCTTCCTCTTTATCAAGTTGGTACTTTTCCGAACTTTAAAAGCTTGAGGGGGTGCGATGGACCGGGGATCGAGTAGGCAAGGAGAGGTGGGATTATATTGTCGGTTGCCAAGTTAAAGCAATTCAAAATATTGACACGTGTTAAAAAATGCGTAGTTCACGTGCACTTCTAATCCACCATAAATCCTGGCACCATAAAGTTAAGGGCATGCCTTATCCAATGTCACAGGCACAGTTCACCACATCACCGCTTTGTATTCACATTCACTCAttctccaaccgttggattcACCTCATCAACGGTCCTCAATTCATGCGCAACATTCTGGAACAACGAACTGTTTCTGTTTCTGTATCTGGTTTCTGTTTTTTATAATTAtctgttttctttatttatttatttttttgtctcctTGACTTGAAGTTTCAGACTCTATTTTTCCACCTTTGCGGCTTTCCCTGAAATTAATATACTTTACTTGAAGAGAAAGCAAGTTTGTTTcacttaatcaattaattctcAGACTTGGGAATTCATTTCCGTCTTCTGGGTTTTCTTTGGAATCTAAAGAACAAGAATTAGAACCAATGATGGAGGTACTGAGCAAAACGAATCTGTTTTCATCGTGTAATCATAGTCAACAAGATGGGTTTTCTGTTGTTTTGCCAAAGAGCCGTAGTTACAAATCATCTTCTTCTGTGAGGTGGTTCCAGCCTCTTAAGCTGAAATCACAGGCCCTGAGATCAAGCAGTGATTTTTATGGCAAAAGAATTGTTCTTCAGGAAAACAAAGCCTTGCCCAAGAGAGGAAATTTCCGATTTCAATCTTCAATTAAGGCTCAGGTTGGTATTTCTCAGATCCCCATTTCTCTTTATAccttcttttcctttccatGGCTCAGATTTTTTAATATGGGTTCTTTAATTCCTTTTAAGTCACGTATCtgcttgaatttttatttttttatttcttggaatttgtcaattcaattagtaatagaaaatttatgccatgtaattgatatttaaaattatgtatatattattaCCTTTTAAAGATCTGAATGTTGAGAGATTTCTTGAATGCccataattggttttttttagggaaattaatggctttttgttcttgtgtttcaattttttctgtATGGGATGTACAGACAGGCTATCGGATTGGGAAAATTCAGAAATGGTGGGAAAAGGGTCTTCAACCAAACGTGAAAGAGGTGACCTCTGCACAAGAACTTGTGGACTCCCTATTGAACGCAGGGGATAAACTTGTTGTTGTGGATTTCTTCTCCCCAGGCTGTGGTGGTTGCAAAGCTCTCCATCCCAAGGTACTCCtacacttctctctctttcatttagGGACTTATTACATTCAAAACCCAACTGACTTGATTGTTATATCATGTATGTGGCAGATATGTCAATTCGCAGAGATGAATCCAGATGTGCAGTTCATTCAGGTGAACTATGAGGAGCACAAGTCCATGTGCTATAGCCTTAATGTCCAT
The sequence above is drawn from the Quercus robur chromosome 7, dhQueRobu3.1, whole genome shotgun sequence genome and encodes:
- the LOC126693026 gene encoding thioredoxin-like 1-1, chloroplastic; translated protein: MMEVLSKTNLFSSCNHSQQDGFSVVLPKSRSYKSSSSVRWFQPLKLKSQALRSSSDFYGKRIVLQENKALPKRGNFRFQSSIKAQTGYRIGKIQKWWEKGLQPNVKEVTSAQELVDSLLNAGDKLVVVDFFSPGCGGCKALHPKICQFAEMNPDVQFIQVNYEEHKSMCYSLNVHVLPFFRFYRGAHGRLCSFSCTNATIKKFKDALAKHTPDRCSLGPTKGLEEKELLALSANKDLSFNYTPKPVQPPPVPQHEEIIPETAPSHSNSDPLLLSLPSTILKSAQDVEDKTLVTAGR